In Polyodon spathula isolate WHYD16114869_AA unplaced genomic scaffold, ASM1765450v1 scaffolds_1285, whole genome shotgun sequence, one DNA window encodes the following:
- the slc37a2 gene encoding glucose-6-phosphate exchanger SLC37A2: MRSSLAPGIKLITSFSRDSWYRGFTLFLTFLFYTSYHLSRKPISIVKSELHRNCSNVIQPLNFTSSNNETWCDWAPFDQDNYQTLFGALDNSFLVAYAVGMFFSGIFGERLSLRYYLTAGMLLSGFFTSLVGLGFYWNIHNIWFYVFAQAMNGLVQTTGWPAVVTCVGNWFGKGKRGLIMGVWNSHTSVGNILGSLVAGVFVSSAWGLSFIVPGIIIGVMGVICFFFLVEKPEDVNCSLPQHHCEQDPNLNSTANEEIFGSPSHSQENGCSPVEAAIEEPKAIGFMAALRIPGVVEFSLCLLFAKLVSYTFLYWLPLYIANVAHFDAKGAGDMSTLFDLGGIFGGILAGVVSDYTGGRATSCWVMLIAAAPMLFVYNRVGEYGLGTTIGMLLLCGGLVNGPYALITTAVAADLGTHESLRGNSKALSTVTAIIDGTGSIGAALGPLLAGVISPTGWNNVFYMLITADILACLFLSRLVYKEVRGWCGFYTRMRGFKEI, from the exons ATGAGGTCTTCGCTGGCGCCCGGCATAAAACTGATCACTTCCTTTTCAAGGGACAGTTG GTACCGGGGCTTCACCCTTTTTCTGACGTTCCTCTTCTACACCAGCTACCACCTCTCCCGAAAACCCATCAGCATTGTCAAG AGTGAATTGCACAGGAATTGCTCCAATGTGATCCAGCCTCTTAACTTTACCAGCTCCAACAATGAGACGTGGTGTGACTGGGCCCCCTTCG ATCAGGATAACTACCAGACCCTGTTTGGTGCTCTGGATAACTCATTCCTGGTTGCCTATGCAGTAGGAATGTTCTTCAG TGGGATCTTTGGCGAGCGTCTCTCTCTCCGGTACTACCTCACGGCTGGGATGCTGCTGAGCGGTTTCTTCACCTCTCTCGTAGGTCTCGGCTTCTACTGGAATATTCACAACATCTGGTTCTACGTCTTCGCTCAG GCTATGAACGGTTTGGTGCAGACTACAGGGTGGCCGGCTGTGGTCACCTGTGTTGGGAACTGGTTTGGAAAGGGAAA GCGTGGGCTGATCATGGGCGTGTGGAACTCCCACACCTCCGTGGGCAACATCCTGGGGTCCTTGGTTGCGGGTGTGTTCGTGTCGTCGGCGTGGGGGCTGTCTTTCATTGTGCCTGGAATCATCATTGGGGTCATGGGAGTCATCTGCTTCTTCTTCCTGGTGGAAA AACCGGAGGATGTGAACTGCAGCCTTCCCCAGCACCAT TGTGAACAGGACCCTAATCTCAACTCTACAGCCAATGAGGAGATATTCGGTAGCCCCTCCCACAGCCAGGAGAATGGCTGCAGCCCAGTGGAAGCAGCCATTGAGGAGCCAAAGGCCATCGGTTTCATGGCCGCGTTGAGGATCCCG GGCGTGGTGGAGTTCTCTCTGTGTCTGCTGTTTGCCAAGCTAGTCAGCTACACCTTCCTGTACTGGCTGCCCCTCTACATCGCTAACGTTG CACATTTTGATGCCAAGGGTGCTGGAGACATGTCCACCCTCTTTGACTTGGGGGGGATTTTTG GTGGAATCCTTGCTGGTGTTGTGTCGGACTATACAGGAGGCAGAGCCACCTCATGCTGGGTCATGTTAATCGCAGCAGCTCCAATG TTGTTCGTGTACAATCGAGTTGGAGAGTACGGTCTCGGGACGACAATAG gaatgctgctgctgtgtggtgGTTTGGTGAACGGACCCTACGCTCTCATTACTACAGCTGTAGCTGCTGATCTG GGAACTCATGAAAGTCTAAGAGGGAACTCCAAAGCGCTTTCCACCGTCACTGCTATCATCGATGGCACTGGATCCATAG GTGCTGCTCTTGGTCCTCTGCTGGCTGGTGTGATCTCTCCGACCGGGTGGAACAATGTGTTTTACATGCTGATCACTGCTGACATCCTGGCTTGCTTG TTCCTCTCCAGGCTGGTGTACAAAGAGGTCCGGGGCTGGTGTGGATTCTACACGAGGATGCGAGG GTTTAAAGAAATCTGA
- the ccdc15 gene encoding coiled-coil domain-containing protein 15, with product MKTMRVTEKKRGEDQAPIKINKPRDVCLVVNKKVLAERNQAVAPVAAWVESGLDCQQHAGITALQTEELFSEVHREKAESLRRFQREVRHRVAQRARFRKKQQLQKSYEAAEREGCVVQQSCDAARHLTPKKNTCKYHHQRELAICSPGSRWVIAQGLGVQEEETGPSTGAFHQQASRLSKVMKQARRRLAACQIVPTGKVTSELPGGIWRVSPTRDKPVSHLLPPAGEEEEDSEEVVLAGQHDPPLGLQENPTDSQAAKTVSFQSQQVCGRLLREPYPTGPCPGFSTDYRAALVLCPGVDEEEIRKQRQTQYLMYRRLFMDIEREQVKEQRRQREHHKRIACIKADKERQRREVEKRILGLSLADEGREDPGEREREILEQMRLEEHGGAQEAKETKEKVQKLKETTRYVEAVRAQMREKMKLQSVDLPPLCCCGEDFWDSHPDTCANNCVFYKNPRVYVKALQSVISSCDMWEGNRSNRVSMRRIANAHARSPRK from the exons ATGAAGACGATGCGGGTCACTGAGAAGAAGAGAGGCGAGGATCAAGCCCCCATCAAGATTAATAAACCCAGGGATGTGTGTCTGGTCGTGAATAAGAAGGTTCTCGCAGAGAGGAACCAGGCGGTTGCGCCGGTGGCGGCTTGGGTGGAGAGCGGTTTGGACTGCCAGCAGCACGCAGGC ATCACAGCTCTGCAGACGGAGGAGCTGTTCAGTGAGGTGCACCGGGAAAAGGCAGAGAGCCTGAGGAGATTCCAGCGGGAGGTCAGGCACAGGGTGGCACAGCGCGCCCGGTTcaggaagaagcagcagctgcagaaGTCATACGAAGCT GCTGAGCGTGAAGGGTGTGTGGTGCAGCAGTCCTGCGATGCCGCCCGGCACCTGACCCCAAAGAAGAACACATGCAAGtaccaccaccagagggagctggcgATCTGCAGCCCCGGGTCTCGCTGGGTCATTGCCCAGGGGCTGGGAGTCCAGGAGGAGGAGACAGGGCCATCAACTGGAGCCTTCCATCAGCAGGCCAGCAGG CTCAGTAAAGTGATGAAGCAGGCCAGACGCAGACTGGCTGCCTGCCAGATTGTCCCCACAGGCAAAGTGACCTCAGAGCTTCCAGGAGGCATTTGGAGGGTGTCACCAACCCGAGAT AAGCCTGTGTCTCacctgctgccccctgctggagaggaagaggaagacTCTGAGGAGGTCGTTCTGGCCGGGCAGCATGACCCTCCCCTGGGGCTGCAGGAGAATCCGACAGACAGCCAAGCTGCGAAGACGGTCTCATTTCAAAGCCAGCAG GTTTGTGGCCGGTTACTGAGAGAGCCTTACCCGACAGGCCCCTGCCCTGGGTTCAGCACAGATTACAGGGCTGCCTTGGTGCTCTGCCCTGGTGTGGATGAAGAGGAAATCAGAAAACAG CGTCAAACCCAGTACCTCATGTACCGACGCCTCTTCATGGACATTGAGCGAGAGCAGGTGAAGGAGCAGCGCAGGCAGAGGGAGCATCACAAGAGAATAGCCTG CATCAAGGCAGACAAGGAGCGTCAGCGACGGGAGGTGGAGAAGAGGATTCTGGGCTTGTCTCTTGCTGACGAGGGTAGAGAGGATCCGGGAGAGAGGGAACGAGAGATCTTGGAGCAGATGAGACTGGAAGAGCATGGCGGGGCCCAGGAGGCGAAGGAGACGAAAGAAAAGGTGCAGAAACTCAAGGAGACCACCAG GTATGTAGAAGCTGTCCGAGCCCAGATGAGAGAGAAGATGAAGCTGCAGAGTGTTGATCTGCCCCCTCTCTGCTGCTGTGGGGAAGACTTCTGGGACTCCCACCCGGACACCTGTGCCAACAACTGTGTGTTCTACAAGAACCCCAGAG TCTATGTTAAGGCTTTGCAGTCAGTGATCTCCTCCTGTGACATGTGGGAAGGGAACCgaagcaatcgagtctcgatgaGGAGGATCGCTAATGCACACGCGCGCTCCCCCAGGAAGTAG